In Thauera sedimentorum, a single genomic region encodes these proteins:
- a CDS encoding CaiB/BaiF CoA transferase family protein has protein sequence MNPGALSHLKVLDLSRVLAGPWATQLLGDLGAEVIKVERPGAGDDTRAWGPPWFEADGRREAAYYLATNRNKRSVAIDITHPDGQALVRELAREADVLVENYKVGGLAKYGLDYASLRTVNPRLVYCSITGFGQDGPYAERPGYDFLLQAMGGLMSITGEPDGPPQKVGVALTDILTGLYATVGILAALAHRERTGEGQHIDLALLDVQVACLANQAMNYLVSGTAPQRMGNAHPNIVPYQAFPTADGDMVLTIGNDRQWAAFCQLAGKPEWAGDERFATNAARVAHRHTLIPLLRQTTVMKTTDEWVAALEEAGVPGGPINDLARVFADPQIVHRGMRTEIDGIPQVANPLHLSATPPAYRKAPPAVGEDSAAVLGALDGMDAQRLAALRAAGVVG, from the coding sequence ATGAATCCGGGCGCGCTCTCCCATCTCAAGGTGCTCGACCTCTCCCGGGTGCTGGCCGGCCCCTGGGCCACCCAGCTGCTCGGCGACCTCGGCGCCGAGGTGATCAAGGTCGAGCGCCCCGGCGCCGGCGACGACACCCGCGCCTGGGGCCCGCCGTGGTTCGAGGCGGATGGCCGGCGGGAAGCCGCCTACTATCTGGCCACCAACCGCAACAAGCGCTCGGTGGCGATCGACATCACCCACCCGGACGGCCAGGCCCTGGTGCGCGAACTGGCGCGCGAGGCCGACGTGCTGGTGGAGAACTACAAGGTCGGCGGACTGGCCAAATACGGCCTCGACTACGCCAGCCTGCGCACAGTCAATCCGCGCCTGGTGTATTGCTCGATCACCGGCTTCGGCCAGGACGGCCCCTACGCCGAACGCCCCGGCTACGACTTCCTGCTGCAGGCCATGGGCGGGCTGATGAGCATCACCGGCGAACCGGACGGCCCGCCGCAGAAGGTGGGCGTGGCGCTCACCGACATCCTCACCGGGCTCTACGCCACGGTCGGCATCCTCGCCGCACTGGCCCACCGCGAGCGCACGGGCGAGGGCCAGCACATCGACCTGGCGCTGCTCGACGTGCAGGTCGCCTGCCTCGCCAACCAGGCGATGAACTACCTGGTCTCCGGCACGGCGCCGCAACGCATGGGCAACGCCCACCCCAACATCGTGCCTTATCAGGCCTTCCCCACCGCGGACGGCGACATGGTGCTGACCATTGGCAACGACCGCCAGTGGGCCGCCTTCTGTCAGCTCGCCGGCAAGCCGGAATGGGCCGGCGACGAGCGTTTCGCCACCAACGCGGCGCGCGTCGCCCACCGCCACACGCTGATCCCGCTGCTGCGCCAGACCACGGTGATGAAGACCACCGACGAATGGGTGGCCGCGCTGGAAGAAGCCGGCGTGCCGGGCGGGCCGATCAACGATCTGGCGCGCGTTTTCGCCGATCCGCAGATCGTCCATCGCGGCATGCGCACGGAGATTGACGGCATTCCGCAGGTCGCCAACCCGCTGCACCTGTCGGCCACCCCGCCGGCCTACCGCAAGGCGCCGCCGGCAGTGGGGGAGGACAGCGCGGCGGTGCTCGGCGCGTTGGACGGCATGGATGCGCAGCGGCTCGCCGCCCTGCGCGCGGCCGGGGTGGTCGGATGA
- the cobD gene encoding threonine-phosphate decarboxylase CobD, with protein sequence MLEHGGRLRAAARQYGIALADWMDLSTGINPLAYPVPPLPPEAWQRLPEDDDGLIDAAAAYYGTRELLPVAGSQAAIQALPALIPGERVTLLETTYAEHPQAWRTRRLRRCAADAVDAAIDDTDVLVLANPNNPTGERFGLARLLDWHARLAARGGWLVVDEAFIDADPAGSLAPHAGRPHLVVLRSLGKFFGLAGARVGFVLAEAALRERLAEQLGPWAISGPARHAARAALADTAWQQAARQALAEAGERLATLLRQHLPGTPQGTALFQWLPHPQAAALHEALARRAILVRRFDTPASLRFGLPADEAQWRRLAEALHDLKDTCS encoded by the coding sequence ATGCTTGAGCACGGCGGCCGACTGCGCGCCGCCGCGCGCCAATACGGCATCGCGCTGGCCGACTGGATGGACCTGTCCACCGGCATCAACCCCCTCGCCTATCCGGTGCCGCCGCTGCCGCCGGAAGCCTGGCAGCGCCTGCCGGAGGACGACGACGGCCTGATCGACGCGGCCGCCGCCTACTACGGCACCCGCGAACTGCTGCCGGTCGCCGGCTCGCAGGCCGCCATCCAGGCCCTGCCCGCGCTCATCCCCGGCGAGCGCGTCACCCTGCTCGAAACCACTTACGCGGAACACCCGCAGGCCTGGCGTACCCGGCGCCTGCGACGCTGCGCCGCGGACGCCGTGGATGCGGCGATCGACGACACCGACGTGCTGGTGCTGGCCAACCCCAACAACCCCACCGGCGAACGCTTCGGCCTCGCCCGCCTGCTCGACTGGCACGCCCGCCTCGCCGCACGCGGCGGCTGGCTGGTGGTGGACGAAGCCTTCATCGACGCCGACCCGGCCGGATCGCTCGCCCCCCATGCCGGACGTCCGCACCTGGTGGTGCTGCGCTCGCTCGGCAAGTTCTTCGGCCTGGCCGGTGCGCGGGTGGGCTTCGTGCTGGCGGAAGCCGCGCTGCGCGAGCGCCTGGCCGAGCAGCTCGGCCCGTGGGCGATCAGCGGCCCCGCACGACATGCCGCCCGGGCGGCGCTTGCCGATACCGCCTGGCAGCAGGCCGCCCGGCAGGCGTTGGCCGAAGCCGGCGAACGGCTGGCCACGCTGCTGCGCCAGCACCTGCCCGGCACCCCGCAGGGCACCGCCCTCTTCCAGTGGCTGCCGCATCCGCAGGCGGCCGCGTTGCACGAGGCGCTCGCCCGGCGCGCCATCCTGGTACGCCGTTTCGACACGCCGGCCTCGCTGCGCTTCGGCCTGCCGGCCGACGAGGCGCAATGGCGCCGTCTTGCCGAGGCCCTGCACGATCTCAAGGACACCTGCTCATGA
- a CDS encoding cobalamin-binding protein has protein sequence MNTAPLRLAALAALLAAALPASAELRITDDTGRELVLPGPAERIVSLAPHVTELLFAAGAGEKVVGVVAYSDYPPAARALPQVGGYTQLDLEAVVALQPDLVVAWSSGNRNANLDKLLALGIPVFLNEPRRLDDVADSLEDMGRLAGTEPAARDAADRFRSRRAALAAHYRERPPVRMFYQIWDKPLMTINGEHLISDAIRLCGGENVFAGLGQLAPRIGVEAVLAANPEAVVASGMGEERPDWLDQWRNWPKLSASAAGNLYFIPPQLIQRHTPRLLDGAEQLCEFLEDARAKRGAAAR, from the coding sequence ATGAACACCGCCCCGCTCCGTCTCGCCGCCCTCGCGGCCCTGCTTGCCGCCGCCCTGCCCGCCAGCGCCGAGCTGCGCATCACCGACGACACCGGCCGCGAGCTGGTGCTTCCCGGCCCGGCCGAACGCATCGTCAGCCTCGCCCCGCACGTGACCGAACTGCTGTTCGCCGCCGGCGCCGGGGAGAAAGTGGTGGGCGTGGTGGCCTACAGCGATTATCCGCCAGCCGCGCGTGCGCTGCCGCAGGTCGGCGGCTACACGCAGCTCGACCTCGAAGCGGTGGTCGCGCTGCAACCGGATCTGGTGGTCGCCTGGTCCAGCGGCAACCGCAACGCCAACCTCGACAAGCTGCTCGCCCTCGGCATCCCGGTCTTCCTCAACGAACCGCGCCGCCTCGATGACGTGGCCGACAGCTTGGAGGACATGGGCCGGCTGGCCGGCACCGAGCCCGCCGCCCGGGATGCCGCCGATCGCTTCCGCAGCCGCCGCGCCGCGCTCGCCGCCCACTACCGGGAGCGCCCGCCGGTGCGCATGTTCTACCAGATCTGGGACAAGCCGCTGATGACCATCAACGGCGAACACCTCATCTCCGACGCCATCCGCCTATGCGGCGGCGAGAACGTGTTCGCCGGCCTCGGCCAGCTCGCCCCGCGCATCGGCGTGGAGGCGGTGCTGGCGGCCAATCCGGAGGCCGTGGTGGCGAGCGGCATGGGCGAGGAACGCCCGGACTGGCTGGACCAGTGGCGCAACTGGCCGAAGCTCTCCGCAAGCGCGGCCGGCAACCTGTACTTCATCCCGCCGCAGCTGATCCAGCGCCACACCCCGCGCCTGCTCGACGGTGCCGAGCAACTGTGCGAGTTCCTGGAGGACGCGCGCGCCAAGCGCGGAGCCGCTGCGCGCTAG
- a CDS encoding M48 family metallopeptidase codes for MRSSCRGRSRLDVVHARLARRLTVTALAGFVTIVLAVAGGVGVVIWALQAGWHAEDASGRTLYWLGAAVMTLGVCHLLVLALVPAPQPQGIPLPRGVAGALHYRIDEVARRLGVPPLDGVWITDEMNAAVLQRPRFGCFGRIEYHLMIGLPLAHCLSRRQFLAVLAHEFGHLVVQRRALGAFGAHLRAWWLRLADQIADYHPLLESWLDRRFYRYTLGMLRMTRLEEFAADAIAARVVGRRLLGEALIEVSAKDRFLREDYWPKVMAQCSSAPEPRFRPFREMGLGVSAGFNAHSVLNAGFRGGEEEAASLHPTPAERLRALRVPACEAVPPERSAAIHYLSALLPRLAWAFDRHWWSVTGRNWRRSYRRARREGRSPTDRA; via the coding sequence ATGCGTTCGTCTTGTCGTGGGCGGTCCCGCCTGGATGTCGTACATGCCCGGCTGGCGCGCCGGCTGACGGTGACCGCGCTCGCCGGCTTCGTCACCATCGTCCTTGCGGTGGCCGGCGGCGTGGGCGTGGTGATCTGGGCCCTGCAGGCCGGGTGGCATGCGGAGGATGCCAGCGGGCGCACGCTTTACTGGCTGGGCGCGGCGGTGATGACGCTCGGCGTATGCCATCTCCTCGTCCTTGCGCTGGTCCCGGCGCCACAACCCCAGGGCATTCCCTTGCCGCGCGGCGTGGCCGGCGCGTTGCACTACCGCATCGACGAGGTCGCCAGGCGGCTGGGCGTGCCGCCGCTCGACGGCGTGTGGATCACCGACGAGATGAACGCCGCGGTGCTGCAGCGCCCGCGCTTCGGCTGCTTCGGCCGCATCGAATATCACCTGATGATCGGCCTGCCGCTGGCGCACTGCCTGTCGCGGCGACAGTTTCTTGCCGTGCTCGCGCACGAGTTCGGCCATCTGGTGGTGCAGCGGCGGGCGCTGGGCGCCTTCGGCGCGCATCTGCGCGCGTGGTGGCTGCGCCTGGCCGACCAGATCGCCGACTATCATCCGCTGCTCGAGTCCTGGCTGGATCGACGCTTCTATCGCTATACGCTGGGCATGTTGCGCATGACGCGGCTGGAGGAGTTCGCCGCCGACGCAATCGCTGCCCGGGTGGTCGGTCGGCGCCTGCTCGGCGAGGCCCTGATCGAGGTGTCCGCCAAGGACCGCTTCCTGCGCGAGGACTACTGGCCCAAGGTGATGGCGCAGTGCAGTTCGGCGCCAGAGCCCCGCTTCAGGCCGTTCCGCGAAATGGGGCTGGGTGTCAGCGCCGGCTTCAATGCGCACAGCGTACTGAACGCCGGTTTTCGCGGGGGCGAGGAGGAAGCCGCCTCCCTGCATCCCACTCCGGCGGAACGCCTGCGCGCACTGCGCGTGCCGGCGTGCGAGGCGGTGCCGCCCGAGCGCTCGGCGGCCATCCACTATCTGTCCGCCCTGCTGCCGCGGCTGGCATGGGCCTTCGACCGCCATTGGTGGAGCGTCACCGGGCGCAACTGGCGGCGAAGCTACCGCCGGGCCCGCCGCGAAGGCCGGAGCCCGACCGATCGCGCCTGA
- a CDS encoding TAXI family TRAP transporter solute-binding subunit, with the protein MKLIRTLGLAAALITTGAAHAQQQFVTVLTGGTSGVYYPLGVALSKVYGDNIPNARTSVQSTKASAENLNLLQAGRGEVGFSLGDAVSAAWTGNEEAGFKTKLDKLRGLAGIYTNYIQIVASADSGITSLADLKGKRVSVGAPRSGTELNARAIFKGAGMSYDDLGKVEYLPFGESVELMKNRQLDATLQSAGLGVASIRDLANAIKIVVIPVPAEVVAKIGDAAYQPATIPANTYEGQGTDVQTAGIRNILVTHAGVPDDVVYGMTKSMFENLDQLVAAHAAAKAIKAEGAADNLPLPLHPGAERYYREAGLLK; encoded by the coding sequence ATGAAGTTGATTCGCACCCTCGGCCTTGCTGCGGCACTGATCACCACCGGCGCGGCGCACGCACAACAGCAGTTCGTCACCGTGCTCACCGGCGGCACCAGCGGCGTGTACTACCCGCTGGGCGTCGCCCTCTCCAAGGTCTACGGCGACAACATCCCCAACGCCCGCACCAGCGTGCAATCCACCAAGGCCAGCGCCGAAAACCTGAACCTGCTGCAGGCCGGTCGCGGCGAGGTCGGCTTCTCGCTGGGCGATGCGGTCTCCGCGGCCTGGACCGGCAACGAGGAGGCCGGCTTCAAGACCAAGCTCGACAAGCTGCGCGGCCTGGCCGGCATCTACACCAACTACATCCAGATCGTCGCCTCGGCCGATTCCGGCATCACCTCGCTGGCCGACCTGAAGGGCAAGCGCGTGTCGGTGGGCGCGCCACGCTCGGGCACCGAACTGAACGCACGCGCCATCTTCAAGGGCGCCGGCATGTCCTATGACGATCTCGGCAAGGTCGAGTATCTGCCCTTCGGCGAGTCGGTCGAACTGATGAAGAACCGCCAGCTCGACGCCACCCTGCAGTCCGCCGGCCTGGGCGTGGCCTCCATCCGCGACCTCGCCAACGCGATCAAGATCGTGGTGATCCCGGTCCCGGCCGAGGTCGTGGCCAAGATCGGCGACGCCGCCTATCAGCCCGCCACCATTCCGGCCAACACCTACGAAGGCCAGGGCACCGACGTGCAGACCGCGGGCATCCGCAACATCCTGGTCACCCATGCCGGCGTGCCGGACGACGTGGTGTATGGCATGACCAAGTCGATGTTCGAGAACCTCGACCAGCTCGTGGCCGCCCACGCCGCCGCCAAGGCGATCAAGGCCGAAGGCGCGGCCGACAACCTGCCGCTGCCGCTGCACCCGGGCGCGGAGCGCTACTACCGCGAAGCCGGCCTGCTGAAGTAA
- a CDS encoding cobyric acid synthase yields the protein MQTTATLMVQGTTSDAGKSTLVAGLCRLLARRGVRVAPFKPQNMALNSAVTVDGGEIGRAQALQALAAGLAPHTDFNPVLLKPASDIGAQVIIHGKAVTNLDARAYHDYKPTAMAAVLESWQRLVAGYDCVLVEGAGSPAEINLRDRDIANMGFAEAVDCPVILVADIDRGGVFAHLVGTLELLSPSEQARVKGFVINRFRGDIGLLQSGLDWLEARTGRPVLGVLPYLHGLFLDAEDALGDARADKEEALLRVVAPVYPRISNHTDLDALRLHPQVDFRWVGPGQAIPPADLIVLPGSKSVQADLAWLRAQGWEAAIRRHLRYGGKVIGICGGFQMLGERLEDPAGLEGAAGDMDGLGWLEMATVLEAEKQLVNVEGELCLAGVAGAPVRGYEIHMGISRGAALARPALRLSDGRSDGALSADGQVLGSYVHGLFDHPDALAALLAWAGAAGVQKVDLAARREADLDRLADSLAASLDLGRLADCLGGAAGEALRKPIDMAA from the coding sequence ATGCAGACCACCGCCACCCTGATGGTGCAGGGCACGACCTCGGACGCCGGCAAGAGCACCCTGGTCGCCGGCCTGTGCCGGCTGCTGGCGCGTCGCGGCGTGCGCGTCGCACCCTTCAAGCCGCAGAACATGGCGCTCAACTCCGCGGTGACCGTGGACGGCGGCGAGATCGGCCGTGCGCAGGCCTTGCAGGCGCTGGCCGCGGGGCTGGCGCCGCATACCGACTTCAACCCGGTGCTGCTCAAGCCGGCGAGCGACATCGGCGCGCAGGTGATCATCCATGGCAAGGCGGTGACCAACCTCGATGCGCGCGCCTATCACGACTACAAGCCCACCGCGATGGCCGCGGTGCTGGAATCCTGGCAACGGTTGGTGGCGGGTTACGACTGTGTGCTGGTGGAGGGCGCGGGCAGCCCGGCCGAGATCAACCTGCGCGATCGCGACATCGCCAACATGGGCTTCGCCGAGGCGGTCGACTGCCCGGTGATCCTGGTGGCGGACATCGACCGTGGCGGCGTGTTCGCCCATCTGGTCGGCACCCTGGAGCTGCTCTCGCCCTCCGAGCAGGCGCGGGTCAAGGGCTTCGTGATCAACCGCTTCCGCGGCGACATCGGCCTGCTGCAGTCCGGCCTGGACTGGCTGGAGGCGCGCACCGGGCGGCCGGTGCTCGGCGTGTTGCCCTACCTGCACGGCCTGTTCCTGGATGCCGAGGACGCGCTGGGCGATGCGCGCGCCGACAAGGAGGAAGCCCTGCTGCGGGTGGTTGCGCCGGTCTATCCGCGCATCTCCAACCACACCGACCTGGACGCGCTGCGCCTGCATCCGCAGGTCGATTTCCGCTGGGTGGGGCCGGGGCAGGCGATCCCGCCCGCGGACCTCATCGTGCTGCCGGGCTCCAAGAGCGTGCAGGCGGACCTCGCCTGGCTGCGCGCGCAGGGCTGGGAGGCGGCGATCCGCCGCCACCTGCGCTATGGCGGCAAGGTGATCGGCATCTGCGGCGGCTTCCAGATGCTGGGTGAGCGCCTGGAAGATCCCGCCGGCCTGGAAGGCGCAGCCGGCGACATGGACGGCCTGGGCTGGCTGGAGATGGCCACCGTGCTCGAAGCGGAGAAACAGCTCGTCAACGTGGAAGGCGAGCTCTGCCTGGCAGGCGTGGCCGGCGCACCGGTGCGCGGCTACGAGATCCACATGGGCATCTCGCGCGGTGCGGCGCTGGCGCGCCCCGCGCTGCGCCTGTCCGACGGACGCAGCGACGGCGCGCTGTCGGCCGACGGTCAGGTGCTCGGCAGCTATGTGCACGGCCTGTTCGATCACCCGGATGCGCTCGCCGCGCTGCTGGCGTGGGCCGGCGCGGCCGGCGTGCAGAAGGTCGATCTCGCCGCGCGGCGCGAGGCCGACCTCGACCGTCTGGCCGACAGTCTGGCGGCATCGCTGGATCTCGGGCGGCTGGCCGACTGCCTCGGCGGGGCGGCGGGCGAGGCCCTGCGCAAGCCCATCGACATGGCTGCTTGA
- a CDS encoding cell division protein ZapA codes for METLDIKLLGKEYQVSCKPEDRDGLLAAVEFLDDKLAELARKTGSSGERLAVMTALNIVHEFLQQQRGGGFDMPAAKRRIGLMSARLDGVLAQQEKLF; via the coding sequence ATGGAAACGCTCGACATCAAGCTGCTGGGCAAGGAGTACCAGGTCTCCTGCAAGCCGGAAGACCGCGACGGGCTGCTTGCGGCGGTGGAATTCCTCGACGACAAGCTCGCCGAACTGGCGCGAAAAACCGGCTCTTCCGGCGAACGTCTGGCCGTGATGACGGCGCTGAACATCGTGCACGAATTCCTTCAGCAGCAACGCGGCGGAGGGTTTGACATGCCTGCTGCCAAGCGTAGAATCGGACTCATGTCGGCACGCTTGGATGGGGTGCTCGCCCAGCAGGAAAAGCTGTTCTGA
- a CDS encoding TRAP transporter permease, with protein MTTSSHDAPVVPFGWDKGLQGRALFLIAIAFSTYQIIVAAYHPLSSQVVRAIHVGFMLLMSFALLQNWLPRRQVPALAWPVGLLAFGLAFYHWIFEADLIVRAGDPTQLDIVVGTITLVLVFEGARRIMGPALPLICAAFFAYAMFGQYLPGDFAHRGYGFSQLIEHLTFGTEGIYGIPTYVSATYIFLFILFGAFLEQAGMIRLFTDFALGTVGHTRGGPAKVSVVTSGLMGTINGSGVANVVTTGQFTIPLMKRFGYRPEFAGGVEATSSMGGQIMPPVMGAVAFIMAETIGVAYVEIVKAAIIPAVLYFVTAFWMVHLEAGRAGLHGIPKDECPDPWAAVKKHWYLLLPLAVLVGLLFSGYTPLFSGMVGLALTAVLILGAAVALRLKGNALRAAFWIALGILCSGFFKWGITAIMLLIAALVALCLLVQGGRATLHIAANALADGARHALPVGVACALVGVIIGVLTLTGAATTFANAIISLGRDNLLLSLMLTMLVCLLLGMGIPTIPNYIITSSLAAPALLELGVPLIVSHMFVFYFGILADLTPPVALAAFAAAPIAGVSGMRIGVQAVRVALAGFVVPYMAVYAPELMLQGAPSVVAVVWIVFKALVAIALWGVASIGYLWQPVGWPLRIWAFLSALCLVAALPITDEIGLISTALLLGVLVWQKRRAVAAA; from the coding sequence ATGACGACCAGTTCGCACGACGCCCCCGTCGTCCCCTTCGGCTGGGACAAGGGTCTGCAGGGCCGCGCCCTGTTCCTGATCGCCATCGCCTTTTCCACCTACCAGATCATCGTCGCGGCCTATCACCCGCTGTCGTCCCAGGTGGTGAGGGCGATCCACGTCGGCTTCATGCTGCTGATGAGCTTCGCGCTGCTGCAGAACTGGCTGCCGCGCCGCCAGGTGCCCGCGCTGGCCTGGCCGGTGGGCCTGCTTGCCTTCGGTCTGGCCTTCTACCACTGGATCTTCGAAGCCGACCTGATCGTGCGCGCCGGCGACCCGACGCAGCTCGACATCGTCGTCGGCACCATCACCCTGGTGCTCGTCTTCGAGGGCGCGCGCCGCATCATGGGCCCCGCCCTGCCACTGATCTGCGCGGCCTTCTTCGCCTACGCGATGTTCGGCCAGTACCTGCCCGGCGACTTCGCCCACCGCGGCTACGGCTTCTCGCAACTGATCGAGCACCTGACCTTCGGCACCGAAGGCATCTACGGGATCCCGACCTACGTCAGTGCCACCTACATCTTCCTGTTCATCCTGTTCGGCGCCTTTCTCGAGCAGGCCGGCATGATCCGGCTGTTCACCGACTTCGCGCTCGGCACCGTCGGCCATACCCGCGGCGGCCCGGCCAAGGTATCGGTGGTGACCTCCGGGCTGATGGGCACGATCAACGGCTCCGGGGTGGCCAACGTGGTCACCACCGGGCAGTTCACCATTCCGCTGATGAAGCGCTTCGGCTACCGGCCCGAGTTCGCCGGCGGCGTGGAAGCCACCTCAAGCATGGGCGGGCAGATCATGCCGCCGGTGATGGGCGCGGTGGCCTTCATCATGGCCGAGACCATAGGCGTGGCCTACGTGGAAATCGTCAAGGCCGCGATCATCCCGGCGGTGCTGTACTTCGTCACCGCCTTCTGGATGGTGCACCTCGAGGCCGGCCGCGCCGGCCTGCACGGCATTCCCAAGGACGAGTGTCCCGACCCCTGGGCCGCGGTGAAGAAGCACTGGTACCTGCTGCTGCCGCTGGCGGTGCTGGTCGGCCTGCTGTTCTCAGGCTACACCCCGCTGTTCTCCGGCATGGTCGGCCTGGCGCTCACCGCGGTGCTGATCCTCGGCGCCGCCGTGGCCCTGCGCCTCAAGGGCAATGCCTTGCGCGCCGCCTTCTGGATCGCGCTGGGCATCCTGTGCTCGGGCTTCTTCAAGTGGGGCATCACCGCGATCATGCTGCTGATCGCCGCACTGGTGGCGCTGTGCCTGCTGGTCCAGGGCGGACGCGCCACGCTGCACATCGCCGCCAACGCCCTGGCCGACGGCGCGCGCCACGCGCTACCGGTCGGCGTAGCCTGCGCCCTGGTCGGGGTGATCATCGGCGTGCTCACGCTGACCGGCGCGGCCACCACCTTCGCCAACGCCATCATTTCGCTCGGGCGGGACAACCTGCTGCTGTCGCTGATGCTCACCATGCTGGTCTGCCTGCTGCTGGGCATGGGCATTCCCACCATCCCCAACTACATCATCACCAGTTCGCTCGCGGCGCCCGCGCTGCTGGAACTGGGCGTGCCGCTGATCGTCAGCCACATGTTCGTGTTCTATTTCGGCATCCTCGCCGACCTCACCCCGCCGGTGGCCCTGGCCGCCTTCGCCGCGGCGCCGATTGCCGGGGTGTCCGGCATGCGCATCGGGGTGCAGGCGGTGCGTGTGGCGCTGGCCGGTTTCGTCGTGCCCTACATGGCGGTGTATGCCCCCGAGCTGATGCTGCAGGGCGCCCCCAGCGTCGTGGCGGTGGTGTGGATCGTGTTCAAGGCCCTGGTGGCCATCGCACTGTGGGGCGTGGCCTCGATCGGCTACCTGTGGCAGCCGGTGGGCTGGCCGCTGCGCATCTGGGCTTTCCTGTCCGCGCTGTGCCTGGTGGCTGCCTTGCCGATCACCGACGAGATCGGCCTGATCAGCACCGCGCTGCTGCTCGGCGTCCTCGTCTGGCAGAAACGACGGGCCGTCGCAGCCGCATGA
- the cbiB gene encoding adenosylcobinamide-phosphate synthase CbiB yields the protein MDAAALLAVTLFLKLAAGLLADRLLGEPRRWHPLVGFGRLAKAIERGLRREGAGALPQQARGLLAWMLAVLPWAGLALWLRDLHPAAHWFVDIALLWFALGGRSLVEHGEAVAAPLAAGDLAAARERVGWIVSRDTSALDAEGVARAGTESVLENGNDAVFGALFWFILLGGPGALLFRLANTLDAMWGYRTPRYLNFGRAAARLDDALNWLPARLTALTYALLGNTATALACWRSQAAQWDSPNAGPVMAAGAGALAVQLGGSAIYHGRVEERPPLGKGPAADAASLRRAIRLVRHGMLAWLGAVGGVALVLSLLALGAAHA from the coding sequence ATGGACGCCGCCGCGCTCCTTGCCGTCACCCTTTTCCTCAAGCTCGCCGCCGGCCTGCTGGCCGACCGCCTGCTGGGCGAGCCGCGCCGCTGGCATCCGCTGGTCGGCTTCGGCCGGCTGGCCAAGGCCATCGAGCGCGGCCTGCGGCGCGAAGGCGCCGGCGCCCTGCCGCAGCAGGCGCGTGGCCTGCTCGCCTGGATGCTGGCGGTGCTGCCGTGGGCGGGGCTGGCGCTGTGGCTGCGCGACCTGCACCCGGCCGCGCACTGGTTCGTCGACATCGCATTGCTGTGGTTCGCGCTCGGCGGGCGCAGCCTGGTCGAGCACGGCGAGGCGGTGGCCGCGCCGCTGGCCGCCGGCGACCTGGCCGCCGCGCGCGAGCGGGTGGGCTGGATCGTCAGCCGCGACACCAGCGCGCTGGACGCCGAAGGCGTGGCGCGCGCCGGCACCGAGTCGGTGCTGGAGAACGGCAACGACGCGGTGTTCGGCGCGCTGTTCTGGTTCATCCTGCTGGGCGGGCCGGGCGCGCTGCTGTTCCGCCTCGCCAACACCCTGGACGCCATGTGGGGCTACCGCACGCCGCGCTACCTGAATTTCGGCCGCGCCGCCGCACGCCTGGACGACGCGCTCAACTGGCTACCGGCACGCCTCACCGCGCTCACCTACGCCCTGCTCGGCAACACCGCCACCGCGCTGGCCTGCTGGCGCAGCCAGGCCGCGCAGTGGGACAGCCCCAACGCCGGCCCGGTGATGGCCGCCGGCGCCGGCGCGCTGGCGGTGCAACTGGGCGGCAGCGCGATCTATCACGGCCGCGTCGAGGAACGCCCGCCGCTGGGCAAGGGCCCCGCGGCCGACGCCGCCAGCCTGCGCCGCGCCATCCGCCTGGTGCGCCACGGCATGCTGGCCTGGCTGGGCGCGGTCGGCGGCGTCGCCCTCGTGCTGAGCCTGCTCGCCTTGGGAGCCGCCCATGCTTGA